The genomic interval CTTCCACAGCGCCAGCTGTGCTTGGAATATTGGCGTCTCAACGCTGATCCCCGATGCTTTGAGTACCGCTGAGTCAGAGCGCAAATTGAGAGATCTTGTTCAGCCTTTGCTGGCGACGGATCAACTCGAAAAAGATGAGATTGCCGCTATCGAGGCGCACAATGTGTATACCATCCCGCAAGACGCACAAACGCAGTTGAAGGCCAGCCGCATCGTTCACGGGAGCACCCCATTTCTCGAAGGTATGTTGCGCATTCATCAAAACGACCCAACCGCACGTGTTCTATTGAACTTTGAAGAGCGGCATTTCTACATTGTCGTTCTTCAGGATCGCAAACTTCAGCTCTTCAATCGCTTCCCCTTTCAAACAGCGGAAGACTATATCTACTACGTACTTTTCACCATGGAGCAGTTGTCCTTGAACCCAGAAGAGGTTCCGGTGACGCTGTACGGCGGAATCGAAAAGAACTCAGCGCTGTACGACATCACCTATACCTACGTTCGGCATGTGCATTGGGGCCTACGGCCCGATGGCTTTGTCTACGCACCCATCCTAGACAACCTTGCGGCGCACCAATACTTCGCACTTTTTCAGCAGTATCTATGCGTATCATAAGCGGAGAATATCGAGGGCGCAGAATTACAGCGCCCAACAACCTGCCTGTTCGACCCACAACCGATCGAGCCAAGGAAGCATTGTTCAATATTCTCGGACATCGATTGGATTTTGAAGACACGAAGGCGCTCGACTTCTTTGCGGGTATTGGAAGCATCACCCTCGAGCTCATCTCCAGAGGCTGTCCTGATGTTACTGCCGTGGACAAGCATCGCGACTGTGTGAACTTCATTCAAAAAACGGCCTCGGAATTAGGTATGGAGGGGCTCAAAGCCATTCGATCAGACGTATTCGTCTTTACAGAACGGACACCCGAGCGCTATAACTTCATCTTCGCTGATCCCCCGTATGACCTCATGCGCAGTGGAGAACTGGCGGAGCGAATTTTGGAAAGAGGCCTTTTGGAAGCCAATGGGCTCTTGGTCATTGAACACAGCGACGAAGAGGATTTGAGCAGCGTGAAGGGCTTCACCGAACACCGCAGATACGGCCATGTGAATTTCTCTATCTTTGAGATATGAGTCGTATCGCCGTCTTCCCAGGAAGTTTTGATCCCATTACCAATGGGCATGTGGACATCGTGCAAAGAGCTGTAGGGCTTTTTGACAAGATCATTATTGCCGTGGGCCAGAACGCTCAAAAGAAGTACATGTTTACCCGCGAGCAGCGCGTTACCTACATCAAAAACGCCTTTGAAGGAGTTGATGAAATTGAAGTGATGGACTTTGAGGGGTTGACGGTAGACTTCTGTCGCTCCGTAGGAGCTCGATACCTCCTACGAGGATTGCGGAATCCGGCTGATTTTGAATTCGAAAAGGCGATCGCTCAAGCCAACCGCATGATGGATCATCAATTGGAGACTGTATTTCTTCTGACCGATCCAGAGTTCGCCGCCATCAGCAGCAGCATAGTCCGCGACGTATACCGCAATGGAGGTGACGTTTCTATGTTTGTGCCCGTAACAATCGGCTGATGTTCGCATAAGTGTTGGCGTGCACTTCTGGCCAGCGATCTCGATTCATCCAAAGTACTTCTTCGATGTCCTCTTCTACTTGAGGAATCAAAGACTGCTGACCGCTACTGGTCATGGCGTACCAATGCGTTTTCTTCAACACGGGCTTTCCCTTTATGCGATAGGTATGGTACGTGGGAAATACGGGTGACCCCAAGGTCAAGTCGTTCACACCACACTCCTCCTCTACTTCTCTAATTGCGGACTCTTCAGGGGTTTCTCCTTTTTCCATTTTTCCTTTAGGC from Cryomorphaceae bacterium carries:
- a CDS encoding DUF3822 family protein; the protein is MVTGNKIQTATDFIDPTQLRNAHPKHRSIQFDSDGLSFSILDLERNAYIGVRDYRFDPTDRPAEILNNYQELREQDEWLKQDFHSASCAWNIGVSTLIPDALSTAESERKLRDLVQPLLATDQLEKDEIAAIEAHNVYTIPQDAQTQLKASRIVHGSTPFLEGMLRIHQNDPTARVLLNFEERHFYIVVLQDRKLQLFNRFPFQTAEDYIYYVLFTMEQLSLNPEEVPVTLYGGIEKNSALYDITYTYVRHVHWGLRPDGFVYAPILDNLAAHQYFALFQQYLCVS
- a CDS encoding RsmD family RNA methyltransferase codes for the protein MRIISGEYRGRRITAPNNLPVRPTTDRAKEALFNILGHRLDFEDTKALDFFAGIGSITLELISRGCPDVTAVDKHRDCVNFIQKTASELGMEGLKAIRSDVFVFTERTPERYNFIFADPPYDLMRSGELAERILERGLLEANGLLVIEHSDEEDLSSVKGFTEHRRYGHVNFSIFEI
- the coaD gene encoding pantetheine-phosphate adenylyltransferase, with product MSRIAVFPGSFDPITNGHVDIVQRAVGLFDKIIIAVGQNAQKKYMFTREQRVTYIKNAFEGVDEIEVMDFEGLTVDFCRSVGARYLLRGLRNPADFEFEKAIAQANRMMDHQLETVFLLTDPEFAAISSSIVRDVYRNGGDVSMFVPVTIG
- a CDS encoding NUDIX domain-containing protein, yielding MYEVFVNDRPLLLKSGPISEHENNGLSTALKKAFEDLENGRIERAEFEGDVEHLWSVFKALFNWVEAAGGLVFNPNNELLVIKRWGKWDLPKGKMEKGETPEESAIREVEEECGVNDLTLGSPVFPTYHTYRIKGKPVLKKTHWYAMTSSGQQSLIPQVEEDIEEVLWMNRDRWPEVHANTYANISRLLRAQT